The region GGCGGCATGCGGCTCGCGACGCTCGCGCGGTGGATCGACGATACCCTCGACATCGGCGCCTTCGGCGCCGACTCGTCCCTGAACGGCCTCCAGGTGGAGGGCCGAAGGGAGGTCAGGCGCGTCGCGACGGCCGTCGACGCCTGCGAGG is a window of Candidatus Krumholzibacteriota bacterium DNA encoding:
- a CDS encoding Nif3-like dinuclear metal center hexameric protein is translated as MRLATLARWIDDTLDIGAFGADSSLNGLQVEGRREVRRVATAVDACEETIRRAARARVDLIVVHHGLFWGPAVPIVGFMARRLRRLLANG